Below is a genomic region from Bacillota bacterium.
TGCGGGGGGTTGCACCGCGAGCCGACGAACCGGAGAAGGTCGCACGAGCGGCCGCGAGGGTCGTGTCGCCGCGACACGGTCCGGGGGCGGGTGAAGTAGCGCCGTGGCCATAAGAGTGGAAAACCTTTGCTTCACGTACAATCCGGGCACGCCTTTCGCCCGGCCGGCTCTCGAGGACGTAAACCTGGAAATCGGCGACGGGGAGTTCATCGGCATAATTGGGGAGACGGGTTCGGGAAAGTCGACGCTGATCCAGCATTTCAACGGGCTGCTTAGACCCTCACGCGGACGCGTGCTGGTCGACGGCGTGGACATATGGGGGAAGGACGTACGTCTCAGGGACATTCGCCAGCGGGTTGGTTTGGTGTTCCAGTACCCTGAGCACCAGCTGTTCGAGGAGAGCGTGTTTGCCGATGTCGCCTTCGGCCCCAGGAACATGGGCCTGGGCGATGACGAGGTCGCAGAGCGTGTGAGACGGGCTTTGGAGATGGTGGGCCTTGACTTCCAGGCTGTCAAGGACCGGTCACCATTCGAGCTCTCGGGCGGTGAAATGAGGCGCGTCGCGATAGCGGGAGTACTGGCCATGGAGCCATCCGTGCTCGTTCTGGACGAGCCCGTGTCAGGGCTGGATCCACGGGGCAGGGACGAGTTGCTTAGGGAACTCGCGAGGTTGCACGAGGAATTCGAATACACAGTCGTGCTGGTGTCCCATAGCATGGAGGACGTTGCGAGACTCGCCAAGAGGCTTGTAGTGATGCACAAGGGGAGGGTGGCGGCCGACGGGTCCGTACGAGAGGTCTTCCGAATGAAGAATCTCCTGACAGATGTCGGTCTCGGGGTTCCGCAAGTGACGGAACTCATGCATGAGCTCGTGAGGCGCGGCAAGGACGTGAAGACAGACGTCCTGACGGTGGGAGAGGCCAAGGAGGAGCTCCTGAGGCTGCTGAGGGGTGAAGGTCGTGCTCGGTAACGTGACCATCG
It encodes:
- a CDS encoding energy-coupling factor transporter ATPase, whose amino-acid sequence is MAIRVENLCFTYNPGTPFARPALEDVNLEIGDGEFIGIIGETGSGKSTLIQHFNGLLRPSRGRVLVDGVDIWGKDVRLRDIRQRVGLVFQYPEHQLFEESVFADVAFGPRNMGLGDDEVAERVRRALEMVGLDFQAVKDRSPFELSGGEMRRVAIAGVLAMEPSVLVLDEPVSGLDPRGRDELLRELARLHEEFEYTVVLVSHSMEDVARLAKRLVVMHKGRVAADGSVREVFRMKNLLTDVGLGVPQVTELMHELVRRGKDVKTDVLTVGEAKEELLRLLRGEGRAR